The Pleurodeles waltl isolate 20211129_DDA chromosome 7, aPleWal1.hap1.20221129, whole genome shotgun sequence genome contains the following window.
TATGTTTTATAAAAGGAGTGTATGGAAAATAAGGTATTGTTTCCCTATTATACATTCTTTAGCCTGCACAACTCTAGGGTCTGGTGATGTAGTGCCTACatggaaaagaaaaaacataatttaCATGGAAAAGAAAAAATCATTTTGATGTTAAATGTAATCATTGATTGTTTGGTTGcaattcattatttttattttttttattttttttttatttttaggtgaaCATTTCAAATATGAATTTGGAGAGAAGGAGTTGTTGATGAAACTTTTTCAAGACCTGAACCTGAAAACCTTGGAGAGCTTGCCAAGCCACATCACATCTCGTGGTCCATATATCTGCAACGATATGGTCTCTTCCCTGATGCAGTCCCACAAGCCAACCTATCCGGCTGGTAACTTGGGCCACTCCTCTACAGGCTTTCAGCTATTGGAGGGCTCCCAGAACTTGGTGAGCTTAGGTAGGGCACAGAGTAGGTACTGGACCTTCTTCGGGTTTCAAGGTGACACTTATGGGCGCATTATTGACAAAACCAAGATAAtttgcaagctatgtggtgtccgACTCTCCTACAGTGGAAACACCACTAACCTCAGGCAACACCTCATTTACAAGCACCGACGGGAGTATAATGAGCTGGTGGGCACTCAAGGAGCAGTGGTAGATCCCCAGAAGAATGCAGACTCTCATCCCTCACGAGACTTTGGTGCCAGGGCAGTGGCAACTCCTGCCATTGGAAGGACCACAAGAGCAGTGGCAGATTTTATTGTGCGAGACCTGATGCCAGTTGAAGTAATTGAAGGGGAAGGTTTTAACCAGATGCTTGGCATTTTAGACCCCAACTATAAAATCCCAGCTGCCTCTTTTCTGGCACACACAATACTACAAGATATGCAGCTTCAGGCGAAGACTAAGATAGTAGAACTGGTTAAATCCCAGCAACAGTGCTCTGTaagtctggacctgtggacacacaGCAGCACCCTTTCTTACCTTACACTGACCGTACACTATGTGGACGAAGCATTTGACTCAAGGAACAAAGTCTTGTCTAGTAGGGCAGTGTCTGATGAGCTCTCGGTGGATAGCTTAAAGATGGTGCTACTAGATATTACAGATGAGTGGCTAATCCGAGATTGTACATCCTATGCCGTTGGCCTTAACAACCCCACTGTGAAGCTTGCCACATCCAAGCTGGGCTGGAAATCACTACCTTGCATTGGACAAGTATTAAAGGGATGCATCGAAGCGGTTCTTCAGCACCCCACAATCCAAGCCACCCtggacaagtgtaggaggctggtgaCCACTGTTTTCTCTTTACCTGCTCAAAGTGAGGAGCTGGCAACTCGAGAGCCTGTACTTAAAGTTCACCTCAAAATGTTTCTT
Protein-coding sequences here:
- the LOC138246404 gene encoding E3 SUMO-protein ligase ZBED1-like isoform X2, whose amino-acid sequence is MKYVACASTEEEHNLTVFQYRGKIYYRACQVIPSGAELLVWIGEEYARTLGLKLGEHFKYEFGEKELLMKLFQDLNLKTLESLPSHITSRGPYICNDMVSSLMQSHKPTYPAGNLGHSSTGFQLLEGSQNLVSLGRAQSRYWTFFGFQGDTYGRIIDKTKIICKLCGVRLSYSGNTTNLRQHLIYKHRREYNELVGTQGAVVDPQKNADSHPSRDFGARAVATPAIGRTTRAVADFIVRDLMPVEVIEGEGFNQMLGILDPNYKIPAASFLAHTILQDMQLQAKTKIVELVKSQQQCSVSLDLWTHSSTLSYLTLTVHYVDEAFDSRNKVLSSRAVSDELSVDSLKMVLLDITDEWLIRDCTSYAVGLNNPTVKLATSKLGWKSLPCIGQVLKGCIEAVLQHPTIQATLDKCRRLVTTVFSLPAQSEELATREPVLKVHLKMFLLDGTKWYSIYSLLQSIVDHSKFLTDLGESLSEKDVSLQHENWSVLRDVVDILKPLAIATSTFTKDYYAGLSLVKPVITSLLYKHLAPNDWDSEFARHIKSAIHEDLSFRYSDTEVNQVLNLACALDPRFRGLDFLSQPDRVETLHLLKLEASRLAKTHPSENVRTTPEPVNQGPAAKKTKQDSGIEFLLGDLCNVRNSAANSVNQQAEQEISSFQTSEASSLCQDPLQWWKMHHTQYPLLARAARKFLAIPATSVPTSWLFTDSGVAVYKKRTALTPEHVDMLIFLNGNRSIL